A window from Listeria seeligeri serovar 1/2b str. SLCC3954 encodes these proteins:
- the wsfD gene encoding glycan biosynthesis hexose transferase WsfD, with protein MNRKIKSISLWLWHHLTPQVFAVICVLVITLLALFIPPYIGMADNGDFFRIFSSNGLFVNNANYDNLQFGHFVKEFGIYQYFNENPVAIYSSQSIFIQIALALNKVFWSDTVFDIRFLGGLQLALLLPAIYLLVAGLTAKMKGWPGYLVAALTVFIFADTAYTAYFNSFFSEGLILIMMLYIAAGFILLFQHKYNDYAMLGMIFVASLILITAKQQNAPIAVVIAVCGIIVFFIRRDQAFRISAMAAFLVIFMSGVVMYAFIPGEFVTINQYQTMTRGVLLDSENPEKSLQEMGINEQFALLKGTNFYQKYKMIDLDNELMQKDFYPNYNFVSVLSYYLENPKQLGKMLDLSARNSFSIRPFEMGNFEKVTGYQFKEKTHFFSAYSDAKAKLAPEKFSFLILWALIFLISYAVNAFKAFRVKDFRGMLLFDLIVLLIGSGFAVILVTIVGDGEADLTKHNFLFNVCFDLTILIGATSILQAYLKGRGEKHA; from the coding sequence GTGAACCGGAAAATAAAATCCATTAGTTTGTGGCTATGGCATCATTTAACACCGCAAGTTTTTGCGGTTATTTGTGTTTTAGTGATTACTTTATTAGCGCTTTTTATCCCGCCGTATATTGGTATGGCTGATAATGGCGATTTTTTTCGGATATTTTCAAGTAACGGGCTATTTGTAAACAATGCGAATTATGATAATTTGCAATTTGGTCATTTTGTTAAAGAATTTGGGATTTATCAATACTTTAATGAAAATCCAGTGGCAATTTATTCTTCGCAAAGTATTTTTATCCAAATAGCGCTGGCGTTGAATAAAGTTTTTTGGTCGGATACGGTGTTTGATATTCGCTTTTTAGGTGGTTTACAGCTGGCGTTATTGCTACCAGCGATCTATTTATTAGTTGCTGGACTGACTGCGAAAATGAAAGGTTGGCCAGGGTATTTGGTTGCTGCTCTAACTGTGTTTATCTTTGCGGATACAGCTTATACAGCTTACTTTAATTCGTTTTTTAGTGAAGGGCTTATTTTAATTATGATGCTTTATATTGCGGCTGGCTTTATACTGCTATTTCAACATAAATATAATGATTATGCGATGTTAGGGATGATTTTTGTTGCCTCACTGATTTTAATTACAGCCAAACAGCAAAATGCGCCGATTGCCGTTGTGATTGCAGTTTGTGGGATTATCGTCTTTTTCATTCGCAGAGACCAGGCGTTTCGGATATCGGCCATGGCCGCATTCTTGGTGATTTTTATGAGTGGAGTAGTGATGTATGCTTTCATTCCAGGCGAATTTGTAACAATCAATCAATATCAAACAATGACTCGCGGCGTACTACTTGACTCGGAAAATCCCGAAAAATCGCTTCAGGAAATGGGGATAAATGAACAATTTGCTTTACTAAAAGGAACGAATTTCTATCAAAAGTATAAAATGATTGATTTAGATAATGAACTAATGCAAAAGGATTTTTATCCTAATTATAATTTTGTTTCAGTGTTAAGTTATTATTTAGAAAATCCGAAACAGCTTGGTAAAATGCTTGATTTGTCAGCTCGAAACAGTTTTTCAATTCGACCTTTTGAAATGGGGAATTTCGAAAAAGTGACTGGCTACCAATTTAAAGAAAAAACGCACTTTTTCTCTGCGTATAGTGACGCAAAAGCAAAACTCGCTCCGGAAAAATTCTCCTTTTTAATTTTATGGGCGCTAATTTTCCTTATTAGTTATGCGGTAAATGCATTTAAGGCTTTTAGGGTGAAGGATTTCCGCGGGATGCTATTGTTCGATTTAATTGTGCTACTGATTGGTTCAGGGTTTGCGGTAATTTTAGTAACGATTGTTGGGGACGGGGAAGCTGATTTAACCAAACATAATTTTTTGTTTAATGTTTGTTTTGATTTAACAATTCTAATTGGTGCAACCTCAATACTCCAGGCTTATTTAAAAGGACGAGGTGAGAAGCATGCGTAA